A single genomic interval of Pomacea canaliculata isolate SZHN2017 linkage group LG5, ASM307304v1, whole genome shotgun sequence harbors:
- the LOC112563661 gene encoding sugar transporter SWEET1-like isoform X1, which translates to MIEEWNWKALVGLLASGFSTLCQLVGIQLCVQIIRKGATDLMSPVPFIAFFVGACLWTKYGLMQNDANLVLSNIFALLLQLVYIGVFYVYTIKKSHFYRLLTVGAVILFLPLIYVQYFENDPAVGVHHLGLVCCCMSVCCTGSPLATLRDVLRTKSTESMSFLLCFFNFVAALAWFVYGLLLKDSFIIIPNIIGGILGLTQVILFCIYPTSLVLQKPTDAVLTI; encoded by the exons ATGATTGAAGAATGGAACTGGAAGGCTTTGGTTGGACTCTTGGCTTCAGGTTTTTCCACCCTTTGTCAGCTGGTTGGAAT aCAGCTATGTGTGCAGATAATAAGAAAAGGGGCAACAGATCTCATGTCACCAGTACCATTCATAGCATTTTTCGTTGG TGCATGTCTGTGGACAAAGTATGGCCTCATGCAAAATGATGCTAACCTGGTGCTGTCTAATATCTTTGCATTACTGCTGCAACTTGTGTACATAGGTGTATTTTATGTATACACCATCAAGAAG AGTCACTTTTATAGGCTATTGACAGTGGGAGCAGTCATACTCTTTTTGCCTTTAATTTACGTTCAGTACTTTGAAAATGATCCAGCTGTTGGAGTACATCATCTGGGGCTCGTGTGCTgctgtatgtctgtctgctgCACTGGTTCTCCACTGGCTACCTTG aGAGATGTACTTCGCACAAAAAGCACAGAATCGATGTCTTTCCTTCTCtgcttcttcaattttgtggcTGCTCTGGCATGGTTTGTGTATGGCTTGTTGCTGAAAGATTCCTTCATTATT ATTCCCAACATAATTGGTGGAATTTTAGGACTGACTCAGGTAATATTGTTCTGCATTTATCCGACATCACTTGTCCTCCAGAAACCTACTGATGCAGTCTTAACAATTTAA
- the LOC112563661 gene encoding sugar transporter SWEET1-like isoform X2 codes for MELEGFGWTLGFRFFHPLSAGWNTAMCADNKKRGNRSHVTSTIHSIFRWSHFYRLLTVGAVILFLPLIYVQYFENDPAVGVHHLGLVCCCMSVCCTGSPLATLRDVLRTKSTESMSFLLCFFNFVAALAWFVYGLLLKDSFIIIPNIIGGILGLTQVILFCIYPTSLVLQKPTDAVLTI; via the exons ATGGAACTGGAAGGCTTTGGTTGGACTCTTGGCTTCAGGTTTTTCCACCCTTTGTCAGCTGGTTGGAAT aCAGCTATGTGTGCAGATAATAAGAAAAGGGGCAACAGATCTCATGTCACCAGTACCATTCATAGCATTTTTCGTTGG AGTCACTTTTATAGGCTATTGACAGTGGGAGCAGTCATACTCTTTTTGCCTTTAATTTACGTTCAGTACTTTGAAAATGATCCAGCTGTTGGAGTACATCATCTGGGGCTCGTGTGCTgctgtatgtctgtctgctgCACTGGTTCTCCACTGGCTACCTTG aGAGATGTACTTCGCACAAAAAGCACAGAATCGATGTCTTTCCTTCTCtgcttcttcaattttgtggcTGCTCTGGCATGGTTTGTGTATGGCTTGTTGCTGAAAGATTCCTTCATTATT ATTCCCAACATAATTGGTGGAATTTTAGGACTGACTCAGGTAATATTGTTCTGCATTTATCCGACATCACTTGTCCTCCAGAAACCTACTGATGCAGTCTTAACAATTTAA